The DNA region TCATCTCCTGAAGAATCTTTCCTGCACTTCAGGGATGACACAACGTCAAGTAGGTGAGATTGCCGGCAAGACTCCGGCTAATATGTCGAGAATTTTAGACAGATTGGAAGCAAAGGCGTTGATACAAAGACGAAGTGATCCCAAGGACAGAAGAGCTGCGCAGGTGCTTTTAACTGATACAGGAAAAGAGATAACTGAGAATGTTTTTGAGGTTTTTGAGTCTTTTTCAGAGGATCTGGTTCGTGGCATTACCGAAAATGAGCAGGAAATTGTTAAAAAATCACTCAAAATGATCGTCCGCAATCTTGAAACAATGCATGGGCGTTTACCCAAAAAATAGAGCAGGGGAGTTGTAATGAAAACTATATCGTTACTAGGTTTGTTGATCGTTGTTTTTGGATCTACCGCTTTTGCCCAGGATCCTCCTCCAGCGAAAGTTGTAACCACGGCTATTGTACAGCAGGAAGTTGCTGAGAATAACTCGTTTATCGGGGTTTTTGATTATGACCGAACCAGTCACCTCTCCTCTGAGGTGGCAGGATTGGTCACAGAGGTGCATATAAGCAACGGTGATAGGGTTAAGGCCGGCGCACCAATTGTCACAATTAACACTGAGATGCTGGATCTGGAGATTGCTCTGACCAGATCCAAAATTGAGCAGATTGAACTGAAGATCAACTACTCCGAGAAAAATTATCAGAGACTTAACACGCTGTATCTTGAAAAGGGTGTAAGCGAAAAAGTTTTTGATGATGCTTTTTACGCCTATCAGGATGCCCTCAAGGAAAAACAGATAGTCAGTAACTCCATTGCTATGCTTACGATCCAAAAAAATAAAAGCATCATATATGCCCCCTTTGACGGGGTTGTTCTGGAGAAAAATATCGATGTCGGTGACTGGGTTCAGCAGGGTAAGAATCTTGTTCTTCTTGGCTCGGTTAAGGACCTGATTGTTCGGGTTCCTGTCGCCGAAACACTGTTGCAGTTTACACAATCCGGTCAAGAGGTTCCTGTGCAGATAAATGCTTTCTCCACCGAGATTACCGGCACAATTGATGGTTTTGATCCTGTCGCGGACGAAAAAACAAAAAATATCTTTCTGAAGGTTCGTATTCCTCGGCAGGACAAGATAGCGGCCAATATGTCGGCAACAGTGTTTGTGCCCACAAGTATGCCCAAGACAGTCAGTCTTATTCCCCGTGATGCCCTGGTTAAATTTCAGGGCAAAGATTTTGTCTACACGATAAAAGATGGGAAGGCCTCTATCCTGCCGGTCAACATTGTCTCCTACCTGGGCAATATGATCGGCGCTGATAACCCCTATTTTGCAGCGGGAATGCCCATTGTTGTTGAAGGCAACGAACGTCTTCGCCCTGATCAGGCAGTTGTGGTAGCAGGAGAAAACTAATGGATGTGATTCGATTTTTTATCAGTAAGCCGGTCAGTGTGGCGGTGGGGGTTATTCTGGTGGTCATGTTTGGCCTTATCGGGCTTAATAAACTGCCGGTTCAGCTTACCCCCGACGTTGAGACTCCTGAAATTACCGTCAGCACTACCTGGGCAGGCGCCACTCCATACGAGATTGAAAAAGAGATTATCGAAAAGCAGGAGAAAACTCTAAAAGGGCTCCAGGGGCTTACCAAGATGGAAAGCTCAAGCTATAACGGCTTTGGCACCATCACCCTCTCCTTTAAAATTGACACCGATATTGACGATGCCCTGCTGCGTGTTTCAAATAAAATGAACGAGGTCAGTAATTATCCTGAAAATGCCAATAAACCTACTATTGAATCCGCTGGTGCCAACAGCTCGCCAGTAATCTGGCTGACCCTGCAAACACTACCAGAGACAACCGAGCACATTAACCATTTCCGGACTTTTTTTGAAGACAACGTCCGGCAGCACCTTGAAAGGATACAGGGAGTTGGTTCTTTATTTGTTTTTGGCGGCACCGACAATACCCTTGACGTTACTCTTGATGCCGAAAAGATGGCTAGAGTCCAGGTTACTATTAATCAGGTTATTGGTGCCATCCGTGCGGCCAATGTAAATATCTCAGCTGGCATTCTCGGTATGGCCAAAAAGAACTACCGTATTCGGACAACCAGCCAGTTTCAGTCCGTTGATGATATGCTTGGGGTTATCATTTTTGATGACGGCATTAAACGGGTCTATCTGCGGGATGTGGCTGAAGTTGGTAAAGGGTACAAGAAGGAGGATACGTCCGTTCTCAAAGATGGTAAGCAGGTTATTGTTGTCGGGGTTCGAAAAGAAAAAGGGGCCAATGTTCTGGCAATGACAGATCAGGCGGAGAAAGAGATTAAACGCTTAAATGATGGCATTCTGGCCCAAAACGGTCTGAACTTCGATTGGGTGTACGATCAGCGACCATACATAAATACTGCCACAAATCTAGTGAAGCAAAATATTTTAATCGGTGGAGTTCTGGCGATCGCTGTTCTGCCTCTTTTTCTACGCAGTCTACGCTCAACTCTTATTACCGGTATCGCCATTCCCGTTTCAGCCGTTGGTTCATTCTTGTTTCTCTGGCTGTTAAACCGTAACTTAAACGTCGTCAGTATGGCAGGTATCTCCTTTGCCGTGGGGATGCTGGTGGACAACTCAATTGTTGTGCTTGAAAATATTGACCGCCACCGGAAATTAGGCAAGGAGGCCTTTGCGGCCGCCTATGAAGGCACCAAGGAAGTCTGGGGTGCGGTGCTTGCCTCAACGGCCACGACAGTCGCTGTTTTTTTGCCGGTTATTTTTATTCAGGAAGAAGCGGGGCAGCTCTTTCGTGATATAGCTATTGCCATCACAGCCTCAATTTTTCTGAGCCTGATTGTTTCGATTTCTGTTATTCCAACACTGTTTCATCTGTTTTACAGGTCGAAATCAAACGTCAGTCCTGGGCCGGAAGATCTGAACTGGCTGCAAAAAAGTTATGTTGGGCCACTGTTTTCCAGTGCGATTATGAAAGGCGCTAATTTCTGTATGAAAAATATTGTGACCAGGCTTTTAACCATAATTTTTTTCACCAGCCTTTCCGTTGGTGTTACGGCCTGGCTAATGCCGAGTGCTGAGTATCTGCCGCAGGGCAACAGAAATCTTATTTTAAATATTCTGATTCCGCCGCCCGGATATTCTGTGGAGAAACTCAAAAGCATGGGTAAACATATCTATGATGAAGCGGAACCCTATTTCAAGGAAGATGGAAAAGACGGATTTCCGCAAATTTCCAGGATGTTTTATGTCGGCGCTGATCGAATCACGCTGTTTGGCGGTATCGGCAAACACGAGACCAGGGCGCGTGAGTTAATTCCTCTTTTTTCAAGGATAATGAGTGCTATTCCCGGTGTGTTCGGGGTCAGTATTCAAGCCGGAATCTTTGAGTCTGGCATCGGTAAGGGGCGGACTGTTGATGTCAATATTTCCGGACAGGAGATTGACTCAATTATTGCGGCGGCACGCACCCTTTTCGGCACTATTTCCGGCAAGATGAAAAATACTCAGGTACGTCCGGTTCCCTCCATTGAAACCAGCTACCCGGAAGCAAACCTGATTCCGAATAAGGAAAAAATTGCGGCCAACGGACTTAACGAAGAAGATCTTGGTGTCTATGTCGACATTTTGATGGATGGTCGTAAAATCGAAGAGTACCGTCCTGAAGGGATCAAGCAGGTCGATCTGGTGTTAAAAGGAAAAGAGAGTGTCAGCGGTTCGCCGGAACAGATATTAAATGGCACGATTGTTACTCCCTACGGCAATCTGGTGCGGATTGGCGATCTGGCTGATATCTCCTATGGTGAGGGAATGCCACAGATAAACCATCTGGAAAGGGACAGAACAATAACCTTGCAGGTGACTCCACCGGCCGATATGCCCCTGCAAAGCGCCATGGAGTTTATTGAGACTGATATTGTTGCCTCACTGCAGCAAGCAGGGCAGTTAAGTGATGTGAAAGTCAGAGTGGGCGGCAACGCCGACAAGCTTGTCCAGACGAAGCAGGCACTGCAGTGGAATCTTCTCTTGGCTCTGATCATCACCTATCTGTTGCTGGCGGCTTTGTTTGAAAATTTCCTCTACCCGCTGATAATTCTTTTCACGGTGCCCTTGGCTGCTGCTGGAGGTTTTGTCGGTCTGGCGGCAGTAAATACTTTTATTGCCCCCCAGGGATTTGATGTGCTAAGTATGCTTGGCTTTATTATCCTGATCGGCACTGTGGTCAATAACGCTATTTTGATCGTGCATCAATCTCTTAATAATGTCCGCTACAACGGCCTGGCAGGGATAGAAGCGGTCTCCGATGCAGTTCGTACCCGGATCCGGCCAATTTTTATGAGTGCGACAACCAGCCTTCTTGCCATGTCGCCAATGGTTATTTCAACTGGTTCCGGTAGTGAGCTGTATCGGGGGCTTGGCAGCATTCTGCTCGGAGGGCTTGCCATGTCCACCGTATTTACTCTTTTTGTTATTCCATCATTACTTGTCTTTTTCATAGGATTTGAAAGGAGTCGTGCAAATGAAAATGCTTAGACCATCTGTTAGTGCTATTGTCCTGCTTGTTTTTTTTGCCCAGGGGAGCTTTGCTACAGATCTTATTACTCTGCAAAAGACGGCTGTCGAGAACAGGGAGATTGTTGAACAGTTTCAGGCCAAACTTGAAAAAATCCAGGAAGAACAAACTGTTGCTAAAAGCGGCTATTTGCCGTCCTTTGATCTGTCCTATACACTGAATCGTCTTGATGAAAGTACAGCCTTTGAAAACGAAGAAAATTCTGTCGCCTATGGGGCAGTGACCTGGAACCTGTTCCGAGGGTTCAAGGACAGATATACAATTGCCTCTGCCAGGTTGCAGCGCGACGCCGAAGAACTTAAACTTTCAGGAATTAAACAGGATATTTACCTCAGTGTCGCCCTGAGATATGTGGAAATATTCAGTCGCAAGGCAAGCCTGAGGTTACAGGAAGATACGCACAACACCCTGTTGAAGAGTTATGAAGATGCTTCAAGCCGTTTTGATGTCGGGCTGATCGATAAAAATGAGCTGCTTCGGTTTAAGGTTGATCTGGACAACGCGAAGATATCGTTGAAAAAGGCAGAAGCTGATCTTGCCAAAAGCGCTCAAAATTTGCGAAGAGCTGTTGACAGGAAGATCAGCATTGATGAGCTCACTTTTTCCGAGTTTGACTTATTGCCACATGTTGAACCATATGAACAACTTGAAAGGGCAATGCTTGAAAAGCGCAGCGAGATTCGCGTTCTTGAAGAGTTGGCGGCAGCTGCCGACTTGCAGGTTAAAGCCAGTTATGCTGCATATTACCCAAAGGTTGATGCAACGACAAGTTACCGAAGATACGATGATGATTATCAAAGTATGAATGGCAGCACGGCAAGCGAAGAGGTGCGAGGGCAGCTTGTTATGTCTCTAAATATCTTTGATGGTTTTAAGAAACGTTCAACTGTCCGAAAATCAAAACTGGATTCACGAATTATTCAGTATGATCTCGCCGAAATGAAGCAGGATTTAAAGACTGAGTTGACCAATCTTCTGTTAGACTATGATGTAAATGTGGAAAACGCTGCAGTCGCCCTCAGCAGTATCGAACAGGCCCAGGAAAATTTGCGAATTACTGATTTGAAATACAAGGAGGGGCTGGAGACCGAAACAGATCTTTTAGATGCCATCGCCAAATTGAGCCGGGCAAAGTTTAATCATATCTTTGCCACCTTTGAGGTCTTTAAAAACTACTACCAGATCACCAGGGCAGTGGAAGGGTTTGCTGTACCTTAAAGAGTAAGCATATAAGATAAAAAATCCCCCTGAGTCCCCCTTTTGCAAAGGGGGATTCAGGGGGATTTTGTGAAGTCTGAGACTAACTCATATTTGTTGGTGCTTTAATATCTAAATTAAACCTTTAATGGAAATGGAAAATATTGAAAACAGTAGTGTCATATATTAAACCCATAATGGCTGCTATCCTTATCCTGATAGTCCTTGCCGGCTGTTCCTATCTTGATCCCTATCTGGCCGCTTTCCGTGAAGATCGAACGCCTGCGCTTCCTTCTCAGTTCACCTTGTATTCTGAAAAGGATGACTCTTCGGAGCCGTGGTGGAAGGAGTTTGGCAGTGCTGAGCTGGACGCGCTTGTTGCTGAAGCCATCAGTGGAAATTTCTCTGTGCAGGAAGCCTGGGCCCGTCTGGAGCAGGCTCGCTACACTGCGGTTAAATCGGGGGCGGATCTCTATCCGGCTATCAATTTTGCCTCTGGTGGGTCGTATGCCGGGAGTCACGCAGCAACCGGATCAAAAAGCAGTACCGAAGCCTGGTCATTAGGTTTTTCTGCCAGCTATGAAGTCGATCTGTGGGGTAAAGTTAAAGCCGATAGAGAAAGTTCTCTGCTGTTGGTTCAGGCTTCAGAAAATGATGTGAAGACTGCGATTCTCTCTTTAACCGGCCAGCTGGTCGAAAATTGGCTGGCTCTGATTTCTGCACGGCAGCAGGAGACCCTCTTTAATCAGCAGCTGGAAATACAGGAGAAGCTGCTTGACCTCATCAAGCTGCGGTTTTCGCGGGGAAAATCAACCGCCCTCGACATCTATCAACAGCAGCAAACCATTGAGAAAATTAAAGCGGCGCTGATTCCAGTGAAAAGCTCCCAAGAAAAAATTAACCGCTTGCTTGCCCTGTTGACTGGCAAAACATCATTTTACCAAGACACCTTGAGCCAGTTTGCCTTTCCACAGCTGCAGGAGGTGCCGGCAATTGGATTGCCTGCCGACCTTATTGCCCAGCGCCCGGATATTCGTTCGGCAGGATCAAAATTAAAGTCAAGTGAATGGGAGGTTTCCGTTGCCAAGGCGGATAGACTGCCCGCCCTTAAACTTACCGCTTCGCACACCTATAACGGCGATGAACTTGGTTCAATTTTTGATAATTGGCTGCTTAATCTGGCGGGGAACATTACCGGGCCAATTTTTGACGGTCACCGACGCCAGGCCGAAGTTGAGCGGGTGAAGGCTGTTGCCGATGAGCGGTTGGCCACCTATCGTAAAACAGTTGTGACCGCCATTTCGGAAGTGGAAAACGCCCTTACCGAAGAGGATCAGTACCGAAAAACGGTTGCCTCACTGGTAAATCAGCTTCGCCTTTCTGAGGAAACTATGCGGGAGGCCAGGCGACGTTATCTGAACGGCAGTACTGATTTTGTCAATGTGCTTAAAGAGGAGCTCAATTTTCTGCAACTACAGTTTGATACCATAAAGGCACGCGAGCAGATGATTGCTGCTAGAATTCATTTGTATAAGGCGCTGGGCGGATCCTGGCTGGATAACTCTTAGCTGTTAGCAATTAGCAATTAGCTGTTAGCTGTTAGCGAAATAACAACCAACAGGTTACAAAAATGATAGATGATAACAAAGACAACATTGTTTCCAGTGATACGCATATTCCTACCCGCAATCTAAAGCAACGCCTGTTGGCTCTTGCTATGGTAGTTGTTCTACTTGGCGTTGGGGTGGCAAGTTTTAAATACCTTATGGCCTCAAAACCTGAGGCGAAGCGCCGAACACCGGATAAAATGCAGGCCCTTGTCGAGGTGATGAAGGTACGCTCAACGGTTGAACCTGTCATTGTCAAGGCCTTTGGCAGGATCAAGCCTGCTAAGGAGATTGCCCTCCAGAGTCGTGTTGCCGGGATGGTTGTGAGCGTACACCCCGACCTTGTTCGTGGAGGTATGGTTGCCAAAGGCGATGTTATTGCGCAGCTGGATGACACTGATTTCAATTTGGCCGTGAAGCAGAAAAAAGATGCACTCGCCCAAGCTAATGCAGACTTGCGCCTTGAGGAGGGAAGTCAAAATGTAGCTAGGCAGGAATGGGAGTTGATCTCAACTTTAACTGATGTCGACAGCTCTACGGCAGATATAGCCTTGCGAAAACCGCAACTTGCCAAAGCTCAGGTTAAAATTCAGACGGCGCAGACTGAGGTGGAAAAGGCCGAGCTTGATCTGTCTCGGACCACTGTTAGGGCGCCTTTTTCAGCAATAGTTCGTGAAAAACATGTTAACACCGGATCGCAAATTACCACGCAGACTGTAATCGCCACTCTTGTTGGTGTTGATAGCTTCTGGATTGAGATAACCGTGCCGACCAACCAGCTGCAATGGATTGTAATGCCAGGAGGGGGCGGGCAACCATCAAACGTTACCGTTTTTTCTGGTGAGAATCGTTTTAAGGGGAAGATCCTTAAACTTCTCCCAGATTTAGAGCAGGACGGCCTTATGGCTCGTATTTTAGTTGAAATCAGCAAACCGATGAGCTCCGAAAACAACAAAGCGCCCCTTCTGATTAACAGCTTTGTCCGGGTTGAAATACGTGGGCGTGAGATCAGTAATATCTATAAGATTCCTCGCTCTGCCCTGCAGGATAAGCGAAACGTCTATGTCGCAACCCAGGAAGAGACGTTGCACATCCTGCCGGTAACCGTGGCCTGGGAGGATGCTGAGTTTGCCTATATTGCTGAAGGGTTGAACGAAACGAGTCGCCTGATTGTCTCACAGTTGCCGGCTCCTATCGAAGCGATGCCTCTTAAGATTGCCGGGCAAGAACCCTGGAAGTCAAAGGGGACCGTAAAGGAATAGCCGGCTATGGAAACGAATTTCAAGAAAGGGCCAATGGCCTGGATGGCAGAGAACTCGGTGTCGGCAAATCTGCTGATGATCTTTCTGTTGGTTGGTGGTTTTATCTGGGGTACCAAGATAAAACAGGAGGTCTTTCCCGAGTTCTCCCTCGATAACGTCACGATAACGGTTGCCTATCCTGGCGCCAGCCCTGAGGAAATTGAACAGGGAATAGTCCTGCCCATTGAAGAGGCGATTCAGGGGGTGGATGGCATTCAAGAGATCTCCTCCAGTGCCAATGAAGGTGTCGCACGAGTCACTGTTGAGGCGGTGGTCGATACTGATCTGCAACAGCTGGCCACCGATATCAAGAATGAGGTTGATCGGATATCATCATTTCCGGTTGAGGCTGAAGAGCCAGTGGTCATCGTGCCTTCAAGGAAACGGCGGGTGGTCAATTTAATTATCTACGGTGATTTGCCAAGATCTGTACTTCGTGAAGTGACGGAAGTTGTCCGGGATCAGCTGTTACAGGATGAAGAGATTACCCAGACTGAACTTTTGGGGGAACGGCCCCTTGAGATGAGTATTGAGATCTCGCAAAAAACACTTCGGGAGTACAATCTTAAACTTGCCGATGTCGCCGCCCAAATAAAAGCGGCTTCTCTTGACCTTCCCGGGGGCAGTATTAAGACCAAGGGTGGTGAGATCCTGGTCAGGCTCAAAGAACGGAAAGATTTCAAGGAAGAGTTCTCGAAGATACCGATTATCTCTGCTGTGGGTGGAACGAATGTAACTCTGGGTGAGATTGCTGTAATTAAGGATGGCTTTGAGGACACTGATCAGTTTCAGGTCTATAACGGCAAACCGGCCTTGGGTATCGAAGTGTATCGGGTTGGCAAACAGACACCGATAACGGTTTCTGATGCTGTGCAAACGCATCTGGAGAGGCTCAAACAGATTCTTCCCCAGGGAGTTTCGGTCGATATTGTCGATGATCGGTCTGAGATGTTTCGGCAGCGCATCAACCTGCTTGTTAAAAATGGTCTACTTGGTTTGTGTCTGGTGTTTGTTCTGTTGGGGGTTTTTCTTGAACTACGATTGGCTTTCTGGGTTACCATGGGCATCCCGATCTCCTTTCTAGGCTCTCTGCTGTTTATTCCAAGCTTTGATGTCAGCATCAACATGGTCTCCCTGTTCGCCTTTATTATCTCTTTGGGAATTGTGGTGGATGATACCATTGTTATTGGTGAAAATGTCTATAGTTATATCCAGCGGGGCTATAGTAGACTTGATGCGGCAATTATCGGCGCTAAAGAGATTGCTACCCCTGTGGTATTCAGTATTATGACCAATATCGTCACCTTTCTGCCCCTCTATTTTGTTCCAGGAACAATGGGCAAGATCTTTAGAAATATCCCAGTGGTGGTTGCCTGTGTAATTTTTATCTCTCTTGTCGAGGCCCTGTTTGTCCTGCCTGCCCATTTGGGTCATCAAAAAGAGAGCACCAATTTTTTGATGAAGGCAATTTTTGCGCAGCAGCAGAAGTTTTCCGCAGGTTTTATGAGCTTTGTCAAAAACGTTTATGGGCCATTTGTGCAGATGTCGTTGCGCTTCAGGTATGTCACCACGGCCGTGGGAATTGCCATTTTAGTGATTACCCTGGGCTATGTGAAAAGCGGGCGGATGGGGTTTGAAATGTTCCCCAAAATCGAGTCTGATTTTTCCTACGCCAGTGTAACGCTGCCGGTCGGGGTACCCGTTGAACAGACGGTTAAGGTGCACGATCGCTTGCTTGCCACGGCCGATGAGCTTCTTGAGACAATTGGTCGCGACGATCAGACTAAGGGCATCTTGTCATTTATTGATAAAAATACAGCCTGGGTTCAGGTGTTTATGATTGCGCCTGAAGAGCGACGGATCACGACTAATGAGTTTACCCAGAAGTGGCGCCAGGCAACTGGTAACATCCCAGGTGTTGAAACCATGAAGTTCCGATCCGATTTTGGCGGGCCGGGCTCAGGCGCCGCGCTTACGATTGAACTTCAGCACCGTGATACGCGGATTCTTGAACAGGCCAGTGCGGAACTGGCTGAGGCCTTAGGTTTTTTCCCTATTGTTTCTGATATTGACGATGGTTTTACGGCGGGCAAGGACCAGCTCGATTTCAGGCTGAAAACGCAAGGATATCAGCTTGGATTAACGCCAACTGAGGTTGCCAGGCAAATACGGAACGCCTATTTTGGCAGCGAAGTATTTACGCAGCTCAGGGGGCGCAATGAAATGAAAATTATGGTGCGCAACCCTGATGATGAGCGCCAGGCTGAGTATTATCTTGATACAATGATGATCAGCACGCCAAAGGGGGTTAAGGTTCCGCTCCTTGATGTTGTGGATGTTGAACGTGGAAAGGCCTACACCAGTATTGACCGGAGGGATGGTAGGCGTGTCGTGTCCGTAACCTGTGACGTGACCCCTCAGAGTCAGGCTCAAATGGTGGGTGAGGCTATAAAGCAGGAAACCTTACCCAAACTCCAGCAGAAGTATGTTGGCTTAAATTATAGTTTTGAAGGAAAGCAGTCTGATCGCAAGGAAAGCATGCTGGCTTTGGCAAGGGGGATGGGTATAGCGATGATTATTGTTTATGTGCTGTTGGCCATACCATTTAAAAGTTACATCCAGCCTGCCATAATCATGATTAGTATTCCTTTCGGGGTGGTTGGGGCAATTGTCGGACACCTGATCATGGGGTATAGCTTAAGTCTTTTAAGCATGTTTGGCATTGTCGCTTTGTCTGGTGTGGTCGTGAACGACTCACTGGTATTGATCGATTTTGCCAACCGCCAGGTTCGGGATGGCGCTACCCATTATTCGGCAGTTGTTAATGCCGGTGTCCGCCGATTCAGGCCGATCATACTGACCACCTTGACCACCTTTTTCGGGTTAATGCCAATGATCTTTGAACAATCGCGCCAGGCCCGCTTTCTCATTCCAATGGCTATTTCACTGGGGTTTGGCATACTGTTTTCAACCTCCATTATTCTGGTTCTGGTACCCGCACTCTATATGATTGTTGAAGATATTAAAAAACTCTGGATAAAGATTTTTGGCGGAGTATTAGGCATCTTATGAAAATAAGCCCTAAGTTGGCGGCGCTTAATTTTAAGCGTTTTCAGGAGTTTAAAGAGACCTTTGACTTGACCACGGCCAAACAGGCATTGCTGGCTTTTAAAGGTGATGTCTACCGCGGGATTACTGCTGAGACCTATTCCAAAACTGATTTTGACTTTGCCCAGGGGCATCTGCGCATTATCTCTGGGCTTTAC from Desulfobulbaceae bacterium includes:
- a CDS encoding efflux RND transporter permease subunit, whose protein sequence is METNFKKGPMAWMAENSVSANLLMIFLLVGGFIWGTKIKQEVFPEFSLDNVTITVAYPGASPEEIEQGIVLPIEEAIQGVDGIQEISSSANEGVARVTVEAVVDTDLQQLATDIKNEVDRISSFPVEAEEPVVIVPSRKRRVVNLIIYGDLPRSVLREVTEVVRDQLLQDEEITQTELLGERPLEMSIEISQKTLREYNLKLADVAAQIKAASLDLPGGSIKTKGGEILVRLKERKDFKEEFSKIPIISAVGGTNVTLGEIAVIKDGFEDTDQFQVYNGKPALGIEVYRVGKQTPITVSDAVQTHLERLKQILPQGVSVDIVDDRSEMFRQRINLLVKNGLLGLCLVFVLLGVFLELRLAFWVTMGIPISFLGSLLFIPSFDVSINMVSLFAFIISLGIVVDDTIVIGENVYSYIQRGYSRLDAAIIGAKEIATPVVFSIMTNIVTFLPLYFVPGTMGKIFRNIPVVVACVIFISLVEALFVLPAHLGHQKESTNFLMKAIFAQQQKFSAGFMSFVKNVYGPFVQMSLRFRYVTTAVGIAILVITLGYVKSGRMGFEMFPKIESDFSYASVTLPVGVPVEQTVKVHDRLLATADELLETIGRDDQTKGILSFIDKNTAWVQVFMIAPEERRITTNEFTQKWRQATGNIPGVETMKFRSDFGGPGSGAALTIELQHRDTRILEQASAELAEALGFFPIVSDIDDGFTAGKDQLDFRLKTQGYQLGLTPTEVARQIRNAYFGSEVFTQLRGRNEMKIMVRNPDDERQAEYYLDTMMISTPKGVKVPLLDVVDVERGKAYTSIDRRDGRRVVSVTCDVTPQSQAQMVGEAIKQETLPKLQQKYVGLNYSFEGKQSDRKESMLALARGMGIAMIIVYVLLAIPFKSYIQPAIIMISIPFGVVGAIVGHLIMGYSLSLLSMFGIVALSGVVVNDSLVLIDFANRQVRDGATHYSAVVNAGVRRFRPIILTTLTTFFGLMPMIFEQSRQARFLIPMAISLGFGILFSTSIILVLVPALYMIVEDIKKLWIKIFGGVLGIL
- the yaaA gene encoding peroxide stress protein YaaA, with translation MKISPKLAALNFKRFQEFKETFDLTTAKQALLAFKGDVYRGITAETYSKTDFDFAQGHLRIISGLYGICRRFHH